One genomic window of Fusarium keratoplasticum isolate Fu6.1 chromosome 3, whole genome shotgun sequence includes the following:
- a CDS encoding Amidohydro-3 domain-containing protein gives MASTSSSTGTLFVNGRIFTKGGTGLEAQPEFADSIFVQDGIIKSIGSRDELCAKHQQEAAHTKDLDGKTVLPGFVDGHMHLLQLGQSLQKVSLDYCQSLEEIVETIRSFAKANPDLPRILAMGWAINLTPDGVHAKTLDEIDSRPIYVDALDLHSVWCNSAAIAELGVGDMSNPEGGEIHRYDDGSPTGLLSENAVFGIVGPFLTQTLTKSQRIQYMLRAFEEYSASGYTGAVEMAMDEVAWDALSTLFSERPAIAVRMTVYWLIKPDTEASIRRQVDRAIELHRQFNRETSPNLTVTGIKLICDGTIDACTAYLSEPYAVAPSAPPLWSDEKLVQAVQHASEAGLQIALHAIGDKAIHTAINALETHTKPGGRHRIEHLEFSAPEDARRLGSLGITASIQPVHADPMILVDWPRLIGTHRCKRAFAYRDFADSGALLAIGSDTPTAPWDPLRNLYVATTRRSARQPEWTTTVNENFRLGLCEAVTAATLGAAKSVFAEDRVGSLEVGKAADFAVLNLEWEAEKLLGASVEETWFNGKRVYQKATAKE, from the coding sequence ATGGCGTCGACGTCCTCTTCCACCGGCACCCTTTTTGTGAATGGCCGCATCTTCACTAAAGGCGGCACTGGCCTGGAAGCGCAACCCGAGTTCGCAGATAGCATCTTTGTTCAAGATGGCATCATCAAATCTATAGGCTCAAGAGACGAGCTGTGCGCCAAACATCAGCAAGAGGCAGCCCACACTAAAGACCTCGACGGTAAGACGGTTCTCCCTGGGTTTGTCGATGGGCATATGCACCTCCTTCAGCTCGGCCAGTCACTCCAAAAGGTCAGCCTCGACTATTGTCAGTCACTCGAGGAAATCGTCGAGACGATTCGGTCTTTTGCAAAGGCTAACCCAGACCTGCCGAGGATCCTCGCCATGGGTTGGGCGATAAATTTGACTCCGGACGGCGTGCACGCAAAGACTCTGGATGAAATTGACTCTCGCCCCATCTACGTCGATGCCCTTGATTTACACTCTGTCTGGTGCAATTCGGCCGCGATCGCTGAGCTTGGAGTTGGCGATATGTCCAATCCTGAAGGAGGCGAGATTCACCGCTACGACGATGGCTCACCAACCGGTCTCCTAAGCGAGAATGCCGTCTTTGGCATTGTTGGGCCTTTCCTTACCCAGACCCTCACCAAGAGTCAGCGGATACAGTATATGCTACGCGCATTCGAGGAGTATAGTGCTTCCGGCTATACGGGTGCGGTTGAGATGGCCATGGATGAAGTTGCTTGGGATGCCCTATCCACTCTGTTTTCCGAACGGCCAGCTATCGCCGTACGAATGACGGTTTACTGGCTCATCAAACCTGACACAGAGGCTTCGATACGACGGCAGGTAGATCGCGCTATTGAACTTCATCGCCAGTTCAATAGGGAAACCTCGCCAAACCTCACCGTCACCGGCATCAAACTCATTTGTGATGGCACGATCGATGCCTGTACAGCGTACCTATCTGAACCTTATGCAGTTGCGCCGTCTGCGCCGCCTCTGTGGTCTGATGAAAAGCTCGTTCAAGCTGTACAGCACGCTTCCGAGGCAGGTCTCCAAATTGCCCTGCATGCCATCGGGGATAAAGCCATACACACCGCTATCAATGCCCTCGAAACACATACAAAGCCCGGTGGGCGTCATCGTATCGAACACTTGGAGTTTTCAGCACCGGAAGATGCCAGGCGACTGGGAAGTCTAGGCATCACTGCTTCGATCCAGCCAGTCCACGCAGACCCTATGATTCTAGTCGACTGGCCACGTCTCATTGGCACGCACCGCTGCAAGAGAGCCTTTGCATATAGAGACTTTGCTGATTCTGGAGCCCTTCTTGCTATTGGGAGTGATACTCCCACGGCGCCATGGGATCCTCTACGAAATCTTTATGTGGCGACGACAAGACGATCCGCGCGACAGCCAGAGTGGACGACCACCGTCAACGAGAACTTTCGTCTAGGGCTCTGTGAGGCCGTTACGGCAGCCACTCTTGGTGCAGCAAAGAGCGTGTTTGCAGAAGATCGCGTTGGAAGCTTGGAGGTGGGTAAAGCCGCCGACTTTGCCGTGTTGAACCTGGAATGGGAGGCTGAGAAGTTGCTTGGCGCGTCGGTGGAGGAAACCTGGTTCAACGGGAAACGAGTTTACCAGAAGGCGACCGCGAAGGAATAA
- a CDS encoding ABM domain-containing protein — MTSNRGISLHVTVYVDPENVSKFLEHFKPVYDKVVAEPECTFFEVYQSPEDPGTLHWVENWSQTTDWLLNVQIPKDYYKEYFAATEPMFVKPREFKVYNRLGSPYYTAKER; from the exons ATGACATCCAACCGAGGTATTAGCCTTCACGTCACCGTCTACGTCGACCCTGAGAACGTATCCAAGTTTTTGGAGCACTTCAAGCCGGTCTATGACAAGGTAGTCGCAGAGCCAGAATGCACCTTTTTTGAAGTTTACCAGTCGCCTGAAGACCCAGGCACGCTTCACTGGGTTGAGAACTG GAGCCAGACAACTGATTGGCTATTAAAT GTCCAGATCCCCAAAGATTATTACAAAGAGTACTTTGCTGCCACGGAACCCATGTTTGTCAAGCCACGGGAGTTCAAGGTTTATAACCGTCTTGGGTCTCCGTACTATACGGCTAAGGAGAGGTAA
- a CDS encoding Pectate lyase, producing the protein MSSLRQSLVTLALAMPIALACVAKNSIPEATETISNNEPIEVAAGEVFDGKGARYDRGAGACKNQEEGGQADTVFILREGATLRNVIIGPDQHEGVYCIGGGCTIENVWFEDVCEDAISIKEDAAGTTTNIIGGGAFHAADKVIQHNGCGAVSIKDFYAEDYGKVYRACGTCDACKRDVRVEGVSAYGGGEVVGINVETGDTAELVNVCTDAKTPCQLYDGPGSKAGEC; encoded by the exons ATGTCCTCCCTTCGTCAATCTCTtgtcaccttggccttggccatgccCATCGCCCTGGCATGTGTCGCCAAGAACTCTATCCCCGAGGCCACCGAGACCATTTCCAACAACGAGCCCATTGAGGTTGCCGCTGGAGAGGTCTTTGACGGCAAGGGAGCTCGCTACGACCGTGGAGCTGGTGCCTGCAAGAAccaggaagaaggag GCCAGGCTGATACCGTCTTCATTCTTCGAGAGGGTGCTACTCTCCGCAACGTCATCATCGGCCCCGATCAGCACGAGGGTGTCTACTGCATTGGCGGAGGCTGCACCATCGAGAACGTGTGGTTCGAGGACGTCTGTGAagatgccatctccatc AAGGAGGATGCTGCCGGCACAACCACCAACATCATTGGAGGAGGTGCTTTCCACGCTGCGGACAAGGTCATCCAGCACAACGGCTGCGGAGCTGTCAGCATCAAGGAC TTCTACGCCGAGGACTACGGCAAGGTCTACCGTGCCTGTGGAACC TGCGACGCATGCAAGCGCGATGTTCGCGTCGAGGGCGTGTCTGCTTACGGTGGCGGAGAGGTTGTGGGTATCAACGTCGAGACTGGAGACACTGCTGAGCTTGTCAACGTCTGCACAGACGCCAAGACGCCTTGCCAGCTCTACGATGGTCCTGGCTCCAAGGCTGGCGAGTGCTAA